A stretch of DNA from Oncorhynchus nerka isolate Pitt River linkage group LG22, Oner_Uvic_2.0, whole genome shotgun sequence:
TGCTGACCCTAGGGCCTGAGGAGATGCGTCCAGGACCCGAAGGTCGGCTGGAGAGCACAGAAGTCACAGAGAAGGAACGCCCAGCCTCAAGACCGTATTTGAGATCAGCACAGGAGGAGAAGGATGCCAGACGTCCCTCACTGCCACGCTGATCACCGGAACCGAACTCCCTGTCCCCTGGCTCACAGAGAGAGGTGGTCTTCTTCCTCTGAGGAATCCTGGGAATGTGGAACACGTTATCATTTTCAGAGTCCTTCTGGCTGAAGTGGAAGACAGAGAAAGTGTTTCTGGTGCTGCCTGAGGAGGTTCTGTAGGCAGGGAGGGTTGCAGAGCGGCTGGGGTCCCAGGGTTGACGCATAACGGAGCTGAAGTCTCTCTGAGGAGGTTGCTTTCTGGCTCTACTGATCCTCTCCTCTTTGTAAGCTTCAAACTGCCGCCTTGTTGGGCTGATCTCGCTACTAGAAGGTTGGTGTTTGGGTTTAGTGATCCTTTCGTCCTTGTAAGCTTCAAACTGCTGCCTTGTTGGGCTGATTTCGCTACTAGAAGGTTGGTGTTTGGGTTTAGTTATCCTTTCGTCCTTGTAAGCTTCAAACTGCTGCCTTGTTGGGCTGATTTCGCTACTAGAAGGTTGGTGTTTGGGTTTAGTGATCCTTTCGTCCTTGTAAGCTTCAAACTGCTGCCTTGTTGGGCTGATTTCGCTACTAGAAGGTTGGTGTTTGGGTTTAGTGATCCTTTTGTCCTTGTAAGCTTCAAACTGCCGCCTTGTTGGGCTGATCTCGCTACTAGAAGTTTGGTGTTTGGGTTTAGTGATCCTTTCGTCCTTGTAAGCTTCAAACTGCTGCCTTGTTGGGCTGATTTCGCTACTAGAAGGTTGGTGTTTGGGTTTAGTTATCCTTTCGTCCTTGTAAGCTTCAAACTGCTGCCTTGTTGGGCTGATCTCGCTACTAGAAGGTTGGTGTTTGGGTTTAGTGATCCTTTCGTCCTTGTACGCCTCAAATTGAGGAAGATCCATAACACAAGGCTGGTCTCTGTTTCTAGCCTCTTTATGGTCTTTAAAACCCTCAAACTGTGAGTGTTCACGCCTAACATTTTCCTTCGTCATATCTGATGTGTGCTCACTGCCACCCCAGAAAGAGTTTGAAGGTTTGTGAACGCCATCATTCTCCCTCcatttttcctcctcttctcgaTTGCTAGAACCACTACTCTCAGTGACATCACTAATGTCACTGGCTCCTTTGACAGGAGGAGGCTGGGGTGTTCTCTTCGTCCTCTCGTCGTCGAGATGTTTGACTCTGAAGGTCTGCCGGAGTCGACTCAGCACCAGGTCTATTTTGTTACTTTCCTTTTGCTCcttctctgactctttctctggTTTCTCAGACTGAGGCATCGCTGGGTTTCTAGGGATATTGGCAGCAGGCGTACCAACAACATTGTCTCTCTTACCTCTCAGTGAGAATAAGCCTTTCTTTGGGCTCTGGGTTTGTAATGGAGCCGCTGCACTCTTAGGGAAACTCTCGCTTTTACACACAACCTTCTCAATGTCTAATGCTCCACTGTCATTGGAGCTTTGGTATGATTGACAGCTGGGACTTCCAATCACCTGGCTGTGTTGTGAAGGTAGACAGCAGAGTTCATTGGACTTTATCCCTGTGACGACtcgtgtgtctggtgtgtgtcgaGGAAAACAGGGCTGTGCAGGCCTAATACTGTCCAATATGGCAGAGGAATCAACTTTAGAAATCCTGTACACAAGTGTCTCAACATTTTCTTGACTGGTCTGTTTGGAGTTGTTGTTGACACAATCAATTTCCAAGGCAACAATCTTTGAACTGTCCTGTGACCTAGCCCTGTGATGGCCGTAGAAGGGGTAGTGTTGGGgtgagagaaggggttggtgtgatgttgtgtgtgtgaccTCACCCTGTGTTGGGCGTGAAGACTTGAGTGTGGAATAGGGCGGAGAGCTAAATCGTGGCTTGGAAAAGCTCCCAAAatctggaagggagagaggggcagcgGTCTTCCTCTGTGGTCCTATTACGGTCGAGTCGGTTcctgtgtgtttgaatgtgaCGTTTGAAGTGTGGTCGCTAACATGCTCTGAGAGAGCttgccctccctccttcaccaATGTATCAGATATTATGGATAAGTTATGCATCGAGGTTCCCCTCCAAACTTGTAGTTTGGTGGTCCTGGGGGTTGGGGGAGACAAAGGTGACGTAGCCCAGGTTGGGCTGCCCGATCTCAGGGAGGAGAAGATGGCGGGACCCTCTACACTACGGAGGGGTCTGGTTGGGGACAGAGGTCTCTGAGGTGAATGAGACTGTGACAGCCTTAGTTGTGACTCCTGCCACGCTCTATGTGCTGTTACCCTCCCTTCCACTTGGGGCTGGTGTTTCTTAGGGGAGAGGTCTAGGCTGCCTATGAACGTCCTTTCCACCAGAGGGGACGAGctgggtggggagaggggcagggtGGAGGGGGCCTGGGTGGTGGGGATACTCAGGGATATGGGGGTATAGCTGTCTGGGGACAACGGTCGGGTGTAGCGGGTCAGGATACTGGGGACGTAGACGGTTTTAAGTAGGAGTGGTTGGGGAGTTGTGGTAGGCGTGTAAGCAGTTTTAGGGGACTGCAGTTGGGATGTGGGGGTGTGGGTGTTACTCACGATGGGAATCTGGCTTCTGACGACTGGAGGTGGAGATTTTGGGCTATTTTGGGGGTCTTGTCTCATAGAGCTGGCGGTATTGAGTGAGCGGGAACTATAGAGGGGTCTGTGGCTACTGAGGGATGTGGAGGCGATACTGGTTTGTAAGGAGAGCTGTCTGGAAGAGGGGTTCAGGGAATGGGACAAATAAAGGTTTCTATGACTACTGAGGGAGGATGGAGTGTcactggtttcagagctggttgGAGTCTTGGGGCTAAATACGGTCAGAGGGGTGTAGATGGTGTCATAACTACATTGCCTACTGTAGCGATCAGGCTTGCTGGACTTTATTGGGCTACTCAAAGTGCTCGAGCTAGCTGGGCTACTGGTGTTAGACCTGAAGGAGATATTGGACAAACAATAGGGCTTTTGTGATTGTCGGTCATTCGAGTTAAGGGAATTCTGAGTTTTGAGTATTCTATAGGAATCCTGGTCTGGGATATCTTGAACATAAGTCCTTTTAAGGGTGCTCTGAGGTGTGTGTTTGCCAGTGACAGTATTGCTGTTTAGGTTGGTATTGTTGGGGGTGACTaaattattgttgttattgatgCTGATTTGGGGATTGACACCAGTGTTATCATTGGTGCTAGAGGGGCCCGTGTTATTATTGCTAGAAGTGCTTGAGAGGCtgaatgtgttgttgttgttgttgatagtggtggtggtagtgggactGAGGGGGGAACTGGGATTAGACACACTGTCCTCCAGAGTAATGTGCTTTCTCCAGCTAGTAGATCTCAGGGTGGTTCCTCTGGGAAGAGACTGGCTCCCATGAAAATCCAGGTGGTCATATTGAGACGGTGGAGAGGAAGGTAGATGAGTATCACTGATGGGAACCGTGGTTCCATCTGGTCTCTCTGAGGGGGAAAGTCTCTCTAGACCACTAAACAGAAGAGTCTGCTTACTGGGGAAGGTTGGGTTGGGATACGCCCTGGAAGTCTGGGGAAGTTTGGTAAAGGGTGTGCCCTCTGTGTCTTTGTAATTGGGCGAGGTTGAAAATAGTTGTGTCCTGTGTGTATTTGCTTCTCTGTGATTGGAAGTTGGTAAGGGGAGGTGCCTTGACCCCTCTATTGTCCTGTAAGTGGGATCAGCTGAATAGGGTAGGAACTTGGACCTCTCTCTGGCTCCATCATTGGATGAGGTTAAGGAAAGGTGTGCCCTAATTGCCTCTGATGCTTTGTAATTGGTTGTGGTTGGAGAGAGGTGTGGAC
This window harbors:
- the zmp:0000000991 gene encoding mucin-2, with amino-acid sequence MYFNSFLPFHPGCFKPPSRLNWLTEGNQTRAGRLIMSTHDAAKVDLRFLGGEKEREEETEAPKVPVQRDGNWKRTNKTERPQDVRWSQENNHHGNEVETDQWTQTPLSANSGGIEQTELTLGTREESHGRSAVLNWNPNQTWFTSSLSFRLSSQHSKKYDLEKLESTAQREHCLHSSQGPVRDAPIAQAQVKREVSPSYYFVPANCPSEEEEVTSLTFKEEEDSKTAMLSSTLVSVLAPQWSGRIRRNKRGMAGTDISVFGTATSESGQETQGNGQEVSEGGVLLKPQVPLETDSVGQRRQFLETQNQRVGERGLTLGSQVHERASTLGSCRSTVGGWYEGSTPSLKLDNPTKAPVSKPVSLDVSWGRLANRGGEGGAVSPVTPSSPLSPDLHAHKGMLQASRQGAQTSLLSSKPTTSSLLFSLRRLNTIASSIHSETNISSLTNDRDGETSSPHLSPTTTNYKASEAIRAHLSLTSSNDGARERSKFLPYSADPTYRTIEGSRHLPLPTSNHREANTHRTQLFSTSPNYKDTEGTPFTKLPQTSRAYPNPTFPSKQTLLFSGLERLSPSERPDGTTVPISDTHLPSSPPSQYDHLDFHGSQSLPRGTTLRSTSWRKHITLEDSVSNPSSPLSPTTTTTINNNNNTFSLSSTSSNNNTGPSSTNDNTGVNPQISINNNNNLVTPNNTNLNSNTVTGKHTPQSTLKRTYVQDIPDQDSYRILKTQNSLNSNDRQSQKPYCLSNISFRSNTSSPASSSTLSSPIKSSKPDRYSRQCSYDTIYTPLTVFSPKTPTSSETSDTPSSLSSHRNLYLSHSLNPSSRQLSLQTSIASTSLSSHRPLYSSRSLNTASSMRQDPQNSPKSPPPVVRSQIPIVSNTHTPTSQLQSPKTAYTPTTTPQPLLLKTVYVPSILTRYTRPLSPDSYTPISLSIPTTQAPSTLPLSPPSSSPLVERTFIGSLDLSPKKHQPQVEGRVTAHRAWQESQLRLSQSHSPQRPLSPTRPLRSVEGPAIFSSLRSGSPTWATSPLSPPTPRTTKLQVWRGTSMHNLSIISDTLVKEGGQALSEHVSDHTSNVTFKHTGTDSTVIGPQRKTAAPLSLPDFGSFSKPRFSSPPYSTLKSSRPTQGEVTHTTSHQPLLSPQHYPFYGHHRARSQDSSKIVALEIDCVNNNSKQTSQENVETLVYRISKVDSSAILDSIRPAQPCFPRHTPDTRVVTGIKSNELCCLPSQHSQVIGSPSCQSYQSSNDSGALDIEKVVCKSESFPKSAAAPLQTQSPKKGLFSLRGKRDNVVGTPAANIPRNPAMPQSEKPEKESEKEQKESNKIDLVLSRLRQTFRVKHLDDERTKRTPQPPPVKGASDISDVTESSGSSNREEEEKWRENDGVHKPSNSFWGGSEHTSDMTKENVRREHSQFEGFKDHKEARNRDQPCVMDLPQFEAYKDERITKPKHQPSSSEISPTRQQFEAYKDERITKPKHQPSSSEISPTRQQFEAYKDERITKPKHQTSSSEISPTRRQFEAYKDKRITKPKHQPSSSEISPTRQQFEAYKDERITKPKHQPSSSEISPTRQQFEAYKDERITKPKHQPSSSEISPTRQQFEAYKDERITKPKHQPSSSEISPTRRQFEAYKEERISRARKQPPQRDFSSVMRQPWDPSRSATLPAYRTSSGSTRNTFSVFHFSQKDSENDNVFHIPRIPQRKKTTSLCEPGDREFGSGDQRGSEGRLASFSSCADLKYGLEAGRSFSVTSVLSSRPSGPGRISSGPRVSSVSDLTYPALTFGEEVMTWDDCRVKGDWTIPRWDTHTTTGHKTTGDSQAVNDWSVVSDRTSRNERKTIKANFINPHKARSKSLPRNVSWSSEVTAPSPTSTTTGRMWNHGSLETSHSLWDTEGPPTPPLSPPWSPASRRISRPPSSSSSASPSPTDSRASQDSLSPRGRLPSRGYVSNLAVFEESDSGSDMDSDTTTDDEYYLAGDGGEKETEL